One Nicotiana tomentosiformis chromosome 1, ASM39032v3, whole genome shotgun sequence genomic window, tttattaaaaatataaaattaccgaccgaagtcggtcggtttctTAAACTGACTGACtgatcgatttcggtcggttttttgaatattagttttaatttattttatatgaaaaaccgaccgatttcggtcagtttcttaaaaaataaatttcgggGATTCTAAAATAGTTTTCCGGATTTTTGCGCCAAAACAAACTGACTGAAGTtagtcggtttcgtaaaaaaaatttaaaaataaaatattttggaaaaccgaccaactttggtcggtttttcggTCAGTTTTTTGATCGACCGAAGTCAGTCGGTTGGCCGCGGTCGATTttggccgaatttctagtagtgttaggTAACACGTTTCATCACATGTTTGTGCatttcaaaaaacaaaataagCAAAAAAGGACATGTATCTAATTAAACTTTGATTGTTCATTTTCATATCTAATATGCATCTTGACTTCGATTAATAAGTCACTATGCGATGATCCATATTGATTATTCataaaaatatgtatttttttttatgtataattatttatttaataatttttaaataatccAAAATCATATACACACTAGTACGTGACTCGACAACACACAGTGACTCGACAACACACGTATAGAAAAATTAGTTAATAACtaataaaagaaagaaggaattaaTCTTACGCGGTGGAATGTGGATGGGGTGATAAGAAATTTATAAAATCTACTTTACAACAAACTTTTCTTGATAAGAAACATATAAAATCTAAAGTATTTAGTATAAGACATGTCAAGCATACAAGTAAAAACCAAACATTATGAGAAGCACTTTTAGGCATCGAAGTACTAAAGATGGGAGGCCTTTATGGAATTGAAATTCTGATGGGCTCAAAAAATAATTCGGAATTGCGATTTTTAATCATATAATTTTGAATTCCATGCCCATCTCCATACTGGTAAATGCTCTGTCCCGTTCTTGCAATATTTACTGCACATCTAATGAATGCTTCAGAAAATATTGAATTTTCCCGTTGAGCCGTGTTGATCAgtttccatgtttcttttatcaaAGAACTGATGTGTTTTTTTGCATCTTCTTCAGAAACACCCTTCTCATTCATGTAACATTGAATTGACTTGGCAACATCTCCTCTTTTCATTTCATCCTGAAGTAAGAGGAAAATATATACTATCTATAATATACCACGCATAATATTTTGAAGTCCAGTGAATTTGAGCTTTGCATGGAATTTTAGTTACTTTGATATCAAACGGAAAAGAGTTTAACTCCCGTGTTTTAAcagtttatttttattaaaaaaatacactAATAGGTTATTTAAAAAGTAAATGCACATAATTGCTAATAATCAGTTGGATGCTTTGAAAAATAAGGCAAATTTGCCAATAACAAGTAAAATTACACTTGACCTATAATCGACGAATTCTTTAAGTGTATATAAATTAAAATCTAAAGAAATCTAAGTTTTATTTCGAAGGAGTAACTTGACTCTGTGTATTTTATATAGCCGTAATTTCAGTGTACTTGTTTTTACCATACACGCAAGAAAATGTGAATTTAGAATACAAACTTAATTCTCAATACGTTCAAATAGATCCTTATTTTGTATTTGACAACAGTACTATAAAACTTGTCATTTGCAATCACAAATTTTTGTGAAAAATTATACATTTCATATACAGGATTTTTTATATTAAATTTCTTCGCATTTTGGATATGTATTAAATTTTGGTTATGCAAGAGGTTCAAGTACATGATTTTAAAATACATGAGTTGTATGTATCTACTGTTGAATCATATTATGAAGAGCACATAAATTTTATGGATACCATAAATAAGGGTTAAATAAAATCGTACCGATGTTGTCGCTAAATCATCGGCAAGACGAATAATTGTAGCAGACCAACGAATAATGTCAGGGTACTTGCTTAAATATTTCAGCGCCTCTTTGGTAATTGGATTCGTAACAAAGAAGAATGCATTGAATACTATAACAAGACTTCCAACTGTAATCCATGCATTATCCATGTATTCTTCCAGAGTTGGTATATACCCTTCGTAGTACCATCTTGCTTCTTGTAAGTAAGCTTTGCACAAATCTCCCCACTAATTATTAATAAAAATAAGCAGATTAATGGTAAGTGGGAAAACAATGAATTaagaattaataaattaaaatacaCGAGGAGAAAAGATTCAAAATAGAACAAAGTATATATTTACTGGTTTTTGAAGGTAGGGTATGATGTTGATTCCTTGCTCTTTGAGAACTTCATATGCAATTTCAGTGACAGTGTTGAAGAGTGCAAGGTAGCATACTTTCATATAGTCTGGAAGATGGTCAATCGCTTTTAGCTCCATTCTGAATGTTAAAAAATCAAACGAGGAAGGccattaacaaaactaattataAAGGTGCAACAACTAAGAGAAGCGTACATATATCTTATTAAGTAAAGAGTGAAAATATATTTAGAGAATTGATGAACATGCGTGAATTCAAAGCAGAAAAGCTATAAATAGTCCTTTCATGAAATTAAAAGGTAAATACTCCTCATTTAATTTATTCATTATTTGGGACATGCAATTATATAAATCGAGTAGCGGTTAGTGTTAAGCATGAAATTCAAAATATATCTAACAAGAGTATTCAagattaactcttcatcatgtTTATactggttatatatatatatatatatatatatatatatatatatatatattacatagaGTTAAGCTTTATATATCTTCGTAAAAAGATAATTACTTCTCTCATGATGATAATTAAAGAAGGAAGTAATTTCCCAATGAAAACAAATTGATAAATCTACATGCACAAAATTTACAGACATAGTGACTAATTTCTGACCTTTCAACAGCACAAGTGAAAAGTTCCAACTCATCAAGAGTGCCATAGACATCATAAATATCATCTATAACTGTAGCCATAGCAGTGACCCTCGTCAACAGTGTTCGGCACAGCTGGTTCTTTTGAGGTTCAAACATCATCCCCGCTATCCATAAGAAAGCTTCAACTATTCTATCCCTTGTAAATGGCAATTTTTCTGCAAGGCATGAGTTCTTCCACCACCTTAATTTACATGAAAATTATTGCGTCAGTAGATACTCTGGATATATATTTTTCTCTCTCGGATTTAACTTATATTCACAGACCGTACCTATATAATAAAATTTTTACACTATCAATGTGTTTGACATATTGTAAAAAGTTATTTGTCTTGTTCGTTAAGTTAGTAATTTTACTTATTATATGGGTAGTTAATTATAACTTATCAAATGACCTGATAGTCATGTAAAAAACTTTTATATTATCAATACTCGATCGATCTCTCACCTTGATAGATTTCTTAAATCTTCTTGGTGTGTTGCTTGAACAATGTTGAAGTCTAACTTAGCAAGCTCGAGCAGAAGAGCATTAGCATTCGACATTCTCTCATAAATGTTTATGTACCACTTTGTCTCAACTCTCAACATCATCCAATGCAAAGGAAGTTCCAGGGCATGGCGCACTAATGCGACTGTCACATTGTCTTCCTCATATAATTGATTGTTCAGAAAATTCTGTAGCTGTGACATTGCAAATATATTGGCGCACTCTAGAAAAGTGCTTTCAGTTTCGGTAGAGAGAAATGAAGCTTCATATAATTGTAACAATCTTTCTGTATCTACACAGAGACTCTCTTTGAGGTGACCATGCTCATCCTTGAAATCGTTCAATATAtctaaaatacgaaaataaaaaattaaatggTGGTCAAAACATGCATAAAAATGACAAAATATCAGAACATATATAAAAAGAAGAATAAGGAAATTTAAAATTAGTTGGCAAAAACAGCACCTTGAGAGACATGAAAACCATGTTGTCTCAAGAGTCTAAATTTCAGAGCTGTGGCGTATAATGAATCTCCTGTGGATGCATTAAGGTGTATGCTACTCAAAATTTGCATGATTTCATCGTTGAAGTGGTAACTTACTCCAAGCCTTTGTAAATTATCAATTAGCTCCAACTTATCTAATTCTTCTGATCCCTCATTAATCATTATCATCATCTTCTCCTTCATTTCCTTCTTCAGTTTGTTAAACCGTTTGATATACTTCTCTCCCTACGCAAAGGTTACAAATCACATTAATTTATCTGAGTGATACGACGATATTCATATATGCTGATTCTTTTAATAACAAGAACAAAGACGTGCTAAACAAATGTAATTACCACATAATCATTGTGTATGGACTGAATATATTCAGAATCCCATGTGGTAGGTTCGTAATTCCCTGAACGCCTAATGGGATTAAGATCTGAAAATGATGACTGATTAGTGGAAATAGTAGAGTGATTAAGTGGTGGTTCAGCTTTAGAAAGGCAGGATATTGTTGATGATTTTCCAGGGGTAAAAGAGGGAAAACAGGTATTAGGTGGAGGTCTTCTGTAGTTAGCCATGGGCAGTAGTATCCCTACGTTGGTGAATAACATTGCCTCCATTGATATATTCAGTTCAATGTCtctaaaacatcttatttatatATGGACGTGTTATGttcattcccccccccccccccccccccccccagggaTTTGTGGGGACCACTCCACAAGCACAATTATGATTTAGTTTGCGTCTGAAATTAAAGTCTGATTAGCAAAATATATCGATGACTCAAATACTCCAATAACTAAGATTTGCTAAATCTTTCGTGGCTAACTACCAAATGTAAATCTTTTTAGGGAAAAGGCATGAACAGTTTTGATTTGATGTTTTACCATCAACTAAGAAAAGAGAGCATATCTCAAGGAAGAAGACCTATTTGTATCTTTGCACTAAATACTAATGTTTCACGTGAATTATATGAACAAATAATTGATGACTGACTTCACAATTAAGTCTTGAATTCCATTTTGAAATCTGAGTACTTGGTGAATATGGAACATCATTAAGAAAATGCAGATTAATTTGTACTAGTACTCTATTGGTCTCAAATTAAAGTACAATTAGGAaatgtttttattttctttcagaaagataaaaataaaatctaTTACATTAAGGGATTAGGAAAAAGAGAGCATTGATATCACTAGACTGTAGCTTTTATTAATTGATCTGATAAAGCACAAGAAGACTCGTTTTTTGCGTTTGCGTTTCTGTTTCTCCACCACAAATCTCAcataaatcatcaacgtatattttatttattttatcaggTAAAAACATGTTTTTAATGGGTAACCATGACAAGATAAGAGCAAATATTATTCGATTCTGACAACATTCAATGAAAATGAGACAAATCTCTTGCAAAAGCTATCTCTGAAACGTTTATAACCAGCTTTATAGgtaaaaagaaaaaacaagaacTAAAATTGCTATGTCCTCAAGAACACTTCATCTAAAATTGGCCCCAAATTATCTCctttaattgaaataataatttcaaattcaTACTACAGTAAACCACTTAAATctaacatctgaccctgttggGACGCCCAGGAAATTAGTTGGATGGACCTCTTAAATAGTTCATTTTTTTAATATAGAGTTTTTATTCTGTGGATTGACAGGGGtaaaaatgttggaaattaaCCTTGCAATGAATTTACACGACAGTTAACAAGAAATTTCATCATCCTTTGTGGGTCTTGTAGAAATTTAAGGAGTTACCAGTCCATATATACACGTACTATTATCTACGAATAGATAGTCGTTCTTGACACAAACATGTGAATATAGGAAAGATGGCAGATTAATTTTTGAGTTGAGCAGCAGGGGCTGGGTTTTCTTTGGAAATCTTAAGCAAATTttcaattgaagaaaatatttaTTAAGAGATATTTATCGGAGGTGAAATCCTAGATTCAAGAATAGAAGAACATGCACGTGAATGCTACTTATCAATATTAGACTAGTTGAGAAAGATATTCCGTCCTTCCTTCAAAGGCCGGCCTTATAACGAGGAACTACAAATATGCAGTTTTTAAATCAGATGTACCATGTCTAAAAAGGTGCCAtttaaagaatagacatgcttatTAATTGTTTGATCAGGTACTATACAAACCAATTAACTTCCTCGCCCAGGTTTTAATATACTTTCTCGATCGCCTCTTCTTTCCAGTGATTTTCAATGGAATATTAAATTTACTTTTAAGAGAAGTTTTGAAAGAAAATCTTCAGGAAATGATGATAATAGcatatttttgaagctttattgtaTTATGTAAGGTTTATTGCCAATTCTTATTGGCATTGGggaattaatacatttaaaaaggGCTCGATAAGCTTTAAAACCTAGATACCTACTGTTCTAATAAATAGTTTTGCCCTTGAATTCTTCCGTATACTCGTAGTAGAGACTTAACTATTTTCAAGAAGTGTGTTAAAATGCTTCTAAGCAAGTTTCATATAGATTTTCTAATAGTATATTATCATTGTTCTAACATTGAAATagcctaaggaaaaagaaaattctTGAATCCATATTTATTTATCGATACAATGTTGGCTGGACATTTTTAATAACTAGTTTACTTTGATTTTTTGTAGTGGTTGGAATCATTTGTTCCTTCGGTCCTAATGGCTGAAATAGAATTTGTTTCTAATGATGAGACTTTGGATTTAAGAAGTGGTCTATCTAGAAAGTGAAAGGCTATGTTATTCAATAATCAAAACAATGATTTACATCATGTATATATACAATACATCCCAAAGTACATAAGACTTCTAACCCTATAGAATTCTGTTTTCAATAAACTTCCATCCTAGAGTTTAAGTATGATTAGGAGTCATCCTTTACATTCCCCCTCACGTTGAGCAGATCTTGTAGCACTGTAACTTGTAATTCCTTAGCAACGAAATCAGCTATTTGATCATGCGAGCTCACATATCGAACTTGTAAAGACTTTGCACGAACTCTATCATGGACAAAATAAAAATCAATCTCCATATGCTTCGTCCGTGAGTGAAAAATAGGATTCACTGTTAAGTACGTAGCACTAAGATTGTCACACCACAGTGTTGGAACTGTAGAGAAAAAGCAACCGATTTTTCGAAGGAGATGTTCAACCCATGTAATTTCTGATCGTAGCAATAGCTAAGGCTCGATACTCGGCCTCTGTACTCGACCTAGAAACAACTTTTTATTTACGTGAAGCCCATGAAACAAGGTGAGAGCCTAAGAACAAAGCAAATCCAGTAGTCGACTTTCGATCAGTAACATCACCTCCCCAGTCTGAGTTTGTATAACCGTGTAGTAAGGACGAGGAATGTAAAGCAAAAAATAAACCATATGATGGTGTCGCCATAATATACCATAGAATGTGTTTAACAACAATCCAATATGAGTCCAAAGGATTATGCATGAATTGAACCCAATATGAGTCCAAAGGATTATGTATGAATTGAGACACCTTGTTCACCGCATAAGTTATGTCCGGACGCGTAAAGGTTAGATATTATACCCAACAACACTGTGGTATAATGTAACATCAAAAAAATGAGCACCATTTGTAGTTGAGAGTTTGTTTGTAGCAGAAGTTGGTGTAGACAAGCTACTTCAGGAGTCCGTTTGAGCTCGTTTGAGAAGGTCAGCAACATATTTACCTTGAGACAAATGAAGACCATCCTTCACCTAGTGTGCCTCAATTCACAAGAAATATGAAGGTCTGTCCAAGTCTTTCACTGCAAAACGATTATGTAATTGGGCAACTAGTGTCATAACAAGAGTAGATTAGAGCCCAAGGCTAGGATATCATCCACATAGATGAGGCCGAAAATTTTCTGTCCAATAGTAGACTTCTAATACAGAGAGCTATCAGTTTTGGAACCTAAGAAACCAAAGGAAGTCAAGGCATCAGTTAAACATTGATTCCACATTCTAGGAGCATGTTTTAGGCCATAAAGAGAGCGCTTTAACAGGCAAACATGGTCTGGTCGTATCGGATCAACAAAGCCCGGAGGTTGGGACATATAAATCACCTCATCTAGATGACCATGAAGAAAAGCATTGGAGATATCCAACTGAGTAGCATACCAACGATAAGTCACAGCTAGGGAAAGGAGCAATCAGATAGTTGCAGGCTTAACAACTGGACTGAACGTATCAATATAATCAACTTCAGGATGTTGATGATAGACTTTAGCAACAATCCTCGCTTAGCGATCGAGTGAACCATCCGGCTTCAGCTTTGTTTTATAGACCCAACGGCATCCAATGACATTTTGTAAAGGAAAAGGTGGGACAAGCTGCCAAGTCCCATTTTGAATTAATACATTATATTCATCAGTCATGGCTCTACGCTAATTTGAATCTTTGGCAGTATGTGAGTAGCAAGAGAACTCAGTGGAAGGTAAAGTAGTTGACATTAAGGAAAAAGTCTGTTTAGGTTTTAACGAGCCTGTTTTAGCTCAAGTAACCATATGGTGTACAGGTTTAACTATGGAAGACGAGGTACCATGATGACAAGGCAGTGTATCAAGAGGAATATCCTGTGGAGAATCAGCACACAAAGGGATACCAACAGGAGAGGAACGAGCAGCCAATGTAGAGTGTCCATCTGGAGCAGTAACATCAGGCAAATGTGTTGGGCATGTAGATGAGGTTGGTAAAGAATGACTCACCAAGGTGTTGGATTGCTTCGAAGGTGAAGCTGGTGAAGGTGGTATGGGCTAGTGAAGTGGTACATTGACAACTAATGGGGTTCAAGTTCCATTGGTTGATG contains:
- the LOC104090536 gene encoding (-)-camphene/tricyclene synthase, chloroplastic-like gives rise to the protein MLFTNVGILLPMANYRRPPPNTCFPSFTPGKSSTISCLSKAEPPLNHSTISTNQSSFSDLNPIRRSGNYEPTTWDSEYIQSIHNDYVGEKYIKRFNKLKKEMKEKMMIMINEGSEELDKLELIDNLQRLGVSYHFNDEIMQILSSIHLNASTGDSLYATALKFRLLRQHGFHVSQDILNDFKDEHGHLKESLCVDTERLLQLYEASFLSTETESTFLECANIFAMSQLQNFLNNQLYEEDNVTVALVRHALELPLHWMMLRVETKWYINIYERMSNANALLLELAKLDFNIVQATHQEDLRNLSRWWKNSCLAEKLPFTRDRIVEAFLWIAGMMFEPQKNQLCRTLLTRVTAMATVIDDIYDVYGTLDELELFTCAVERMELKAIDHLPDYMKVCYLALFNTVTEIAYEVLKEQGINIIPYLQKPWGDLCKAYLQEARWYYEGYIPTLEEYMDNAWITVGSLVIVFNAFFFVTNPITKEALKYLSKYPDIIRWSATIIRLADDLATTSDEMKRGDVAKSIQCYMNEKGVSEEDAKKHISSLIKETWKLINTAQRENSIFSEAFIRCAVNIARTGQSIYQYGDGHGIQNYMIKNRNSELFFEPIRISIP